The following coding sequences lie in one Pseudocalidococcus azoricus BACA0444 genomic window:
- a CDS encoding methionine gamma-lyase family protein has translation MTHPLITQALAALTPTFHEIDLLVKENLDRVLTAFRHHRLGSHHFSSVSGYGHGDLGRDLVDQILADILGTEAALVRVQFVSGTHAIAAALFGVLRPGDELLSVVGSPYDTLEEVIGLRGQGQGSLRDFGITYRQVELTTSGTPDWVAIAQALQPETKLVTIQRSCGYSWRPSLSLEDMGKIIGLVKQQNPNIICFVDNCYGELTATQEPSAVGADLMAGSLIKNLGGTIVTAGGYVAGRQDLVEAAACRLTAPGIGSEGGATFDQNRLLLQGLFLAPQMVGEALKGNYLTGYVFDQLGYPVNPGPLAPRCDVIQAIQLGSPEKLIAFCRALQKISPVGSYLDPIPAPMPGYESELVMAGGTFIDGSTSEFSADGPLRAPYVVFCQGGTHWTHVALGLEAAISALELV, from the coding sequence ATGACCCATCCTCTAATTACCCAGGCCCTGGCAGCCCTTACCCCCACCTTTCACGAAATTGATTTACTTGTCAAAGAAAATTTAGATCGGGTCTTAACAGCCTTTCGGCATCATCGGTTGGGCAGTCATCATTTCAGTAGTGTGTCTGGCTATGGCCACGGGGATTTGGGGCGAGACCTGGTTGATCAAATCTTGGCGGATATTTTAGGCACAGAAGCAGCCCTTGTGCGCGTCCAGTTTGTTTCTGGAACCCATGCGATTGCCGCGGCCTTGTTTGGGGTCCTGCGGCCGGGAGATGAATTGCTGTCGGTGGTGGGTAGTCCCTATGACACGCTTGAAGAAGTAATTGGCTTACGGGGCCAGGGACAAGGCTCTTTGCGGGATTTTGGCATTACTTATCGTCAAGTTGAACTCACAACTTCTGGCACTCCGGATTGGGTCGCGATTGCCCAGGCCCTGCAACCAGAAACTAAACTGGTCACGATTCAACGCTCCTGTGGCTATAGTTGGCGGCCAAGTCTGAGTCTTGAGGATATGGGTAAAATCATTGGCCTGGTCAAACAACAAAACCCCAATATCATCTGCTTTGTGGATAACTGTTATGGGGAATTAACCGCCACCCAAGAACCGAGTGCTGTTGGGGCCGATTTAATGGCGGGTTCATTGATCAAAAACTTAGGGGGAACGATTGTCACGGCGGGGGGCTATGTGGCGGGGCGACAAGATTTAGTCGAGGCAGCGGCCTGTCGGTTAACGGCTCCAGGAATTGGCAGTGAGGGTGGGGCCACCTTCGATCAAAATCGGTTGTTGCTGCAAGGCTTATTTTTGGCTCCACAAATGGTTGGGGAAGCTCTCAAAGGGAATTATCTAACCGGCTATGTGTTTGATCAATTGGGCTACCCCGTCAATCCAGGCCCCCTTGCCCCCCGTTGCGATGTAATCCAGGCCATTCAGTTGGGCAGTCCCGAAAAACTCATTGCCTTTTGCCGGGCTTTACAAAAAATTTCCCCTGTCGGCTCCTACCTTGACCCAATTCCCGCCCCGATGCCTGGATATGAATCAGAGTTGGTGATGGCCGGTGGGACATTTATTGATGGCAGTACCTCAGAATTTTCCGCCGATGGCCCCTTGCGAGCACCCTATGTTGTCTTTTGTCAGGGGGGAACCCATTGGACTCATGTGGCCCTGGGCCTGGAGGCTGCCATCAGTGCATTAGAACTTGTCTAA
- a CDS encoding MFS transporter: protein MTRPLAPEPLNADLPPIPNVPPTPWAVLHNQAFLWLWIAQVFSQLADKVYLVLVIALTTQYFQPAAASISPWVATIMVVFTIPAVLFGSLAGVFVDRWSKKRVLILTNLWRAGLVMLLPLSVWLWAGDERGFALILGITFGISTLTQFFAPAEQAAIPLLVERHQLLSANSFYTLTMMGALVVGFAIGEPLLSLAGQWGGFIGGPVIVSGCYGLAALALLSLKAEEQCPVSQATSEQFWGDLREGINFLKGQPLLRMALLRLVLLFSVMAALAVLLVRIAEVMPSLETDQFGFLLVAGAVGLGGGVLALNTIGHRLSHSQWSRIGSGGMAVMLLGLGQTSRFLWLSLLVIAGMGAFAALIAIPMQTTVQTETPEDLRGKVFGLQNNLINIALSLPLAVAGIAETLWGLKIVLTGLAVMIFLGLVWPGPDHQQPATSSNEIKLDKF, encoded by the coding sequence ATGACCCGTCCCCTTGCCCCCGAACCCTTGAACGCTGATCTGCCGCCTATCCCAAACGTTCCCCCAACTCCTTGGGCTGTGCTCCATAATCAAGCCTTTCTCTGGTTGTGGATCGCCCAGGTATTTTCCCAGTTGGCCGATAAGGTCTATTTGGTGTTGGTGATTGCCCTAACAACCCAATATTTTCAACCCGCCGCTGCCAGCATTAGTCCTTGGGTGGCGACAATCATGGTTGTGTTTACCATTCCGGCGGTACTATTTGGCTCCTTGGCTGGGGTGTTTGTGGATCGCTGGTCAAAAAAACGGGTTCTGATTCTGACCAATTTATGGCGGGCCGGCCTGGTGATGCTTTTGCCCCTCAGTGTTTGGCTTTGGGCAGGGGATGAGCGGGGATTTGCCTTGATTTTGGGAATTACCTTTGGGATTTCCACCTTGACTCAGTTTTTTGCCCCCGCCGAACAAGCCGCCATTCCCTTACTCGTCGAAAGACATCAACTCCTGAGTGCCAATTCCTTCTATACCTTGACGATGATGGGGGCCTTGGTGGTGGGGTTTGCCATTGGAGAGCCACTCTTGTCCTTGGCTGGTCAATGGGGGGGCTTTATCGGGGGGCCGGTTATTGTCAGCGGCTGTTATGGATTGGCTGCTTTGGCCTTGCTATCCCTGAAGGCGGAAGAACAATGTCCAGTGAGCCAGGCCACGTCTGAGCAGTTTTGGGGCGACCTCCGGGAAGGGATCAATTTTCTTAAGGGTCAACCCCTATTACGAATGGCCTTGCTGCGACTCGTGCTGTTGTTTTCAGTCATGGCGGCCTTGGCGGTGCTCTTGGTGCGGATTGCCGAGGTTATGCCGAGCCTAGAGACGGATCAATTTGGCTTTCTTTTGGTCGCAGGGGCTGTGGGCTTAGGGGGAGGGGTGTTGGCTCTTAATACCATTGGGCATCGCCTCAGTCATAGTCAGTGGAGCCGGATTGGCAGTGGAGGAATGGCGGTGATGCTTCTGGGCCTGGGGCAAACCAGTCGCTTTCTCTGGTTGAGTCTCTTGGTTATTGCCGGCATGGGAGCCTTTGCGGCTTTAATTGCGATTCCGATGCAGACGACGGTGCAAACCGAAACCCCTGAAGACCTGCGGGGAAAAGTCTTTGGACTCCAAAATAACCTGATTAATATTGCCTTGAGTTTACCCTTGGCGGTGGCGGGAATTGCGGAAACCCTCTGGGGCTTGAAAATTGTCCTGACTGGCCTGGCGGTGATGATTTTTTTGGGATTGGTTTGGCCAGGCCCCGATCATCAGCAACCTGCGACTTCATCAAATGAGATCAAATTAGACAAGTTCTAA
- the recO gene encoding DNA repair protein RecO, whose protein sequence is MSPTYKAVGINLKAMPLGESDRLLTVLTRDQGLLKLVAAGARQPKSKLGGRTALFVVNHLLIRPGRTLDKIAQCELIYAYPRLSQHLTTLAAGQYVAEIVLYLARQQQTQADLFDLFCQTLQDLEQVQGRAVMETLLESIWQILAWAGITPQWDESWLPDNQDLLNPDWRIGFNLGAGSFVPLSQPLSSLYVRGTHGFSLLSAGEFQILAWIAAPVEARQGEMGRRPIQPLAAWLGVERLLRQYMQFHLEHPLKAASLLDSCFSPIPAST, encoded by the coding sequence ATGAGTCCAACCTATAAGGCTGTCGGAATCAATCTCAAAGCCATGCCTTTAGGAGAAAGTGATCGCCTACTCACTGTCTTGACCCGTGACCAAGGCCTGCTCAAGCTGGTGGCCGCTGGAGCCCGCCAACCCAAATCTAAATTGGGGGGGAGAACGGCCTTATTTGTGGTCAATCATCTTTTGATTCGCCCCGGCCGCACCCTGGATAAAATTGCCCAGTGTGAATTGATCTATGCCTATCCCCGCTTGAGCCAGCATTTAACAACTTTGGCCGCCGGTCAATATGTAGCCGAAATTGTTTTGTACCTGGCCCGACAGCAACAAACCCAGGCCGACTTGTTTGATTTATTTTGCCAGACCCTCCAGGATTTAGAGCAGGTACAGGGGCGGGCGGTGATGGAAACCTTATTAGAATCTATTTGGCAAATCTTGGCCTGGGCTGGGATTACCCCCCAATGGGATGAATCTTGGTTGCCGGATAATCAGGATCTCCTGAACCCTGATTGGCGGATTGGGTTTAACCTTGGGGCTGGTTCCTTCGTCCCCCTCTCACAGCCATTGTCCAGCCTCTATGTCAGGGGAACTCATGGGTTTTCCCTGTTGAGTGCAGGTGAATTTCAAATCTTGGCCTGGATTGCCGCACCGGTCGAAGCAAGGCAGGGGGAAATGGGACGGCGGCCAATTCAACCTCTGGCGGCCTGGTTAGGGGTGGAGCGTTTGTTGCGACAATATATGCAGTTTCATCTTGAACATCCCCTCAAGGCAGCATCATTGTTGGATAGTTGCTTTTCGCCAATCCCCGCTTCGACTTGA